The following proteins come from a genomic window of Venturia canescens isolate UGA chromosome 4, ASM1945775v1, whole genome shotgun sequence:
- the RpIIIC53 gene encoding DNA-directed RNA polymerase III subunit RPC4, with amino-acid sequence MASKKPADSNSVAMSNVKVKVEPGTSTAPLLKNIKVEPGLPGATTRLTSFRIPRDLTLGANIKSEKPKKVYTPNVNVQRNKKKDDGASVKKEIKPGRGRGRGRGQGERGRGRGKTPSNLIQSTGIFSEGITDLARGSRRSGGGYRESSSNSESRASFMEKPLLKFNQTIDKADEEEKLKSLLRDDFIDDGSEPFIENPPISLPLVDEGKLYKSESNSGVEMQTVPGEEEVDVKPIILSNGEAVMPSKLIKGNAKVQVDQKARNSVAQIIENQASSYILIQFPNCLPGLRTNDEPTDPRSRRQVEQSSPAVTETGGKSEFCTLGSLKGGLLGKIQICKSGKTRFLVGDNAMVVDVGSRPSFRQDLMAAKIDADNTNSELINLGRVTNTFICSPDWETMLASL; translated from the exons ATGGCATCTAAAAAACCAGCTGATAGCAACAGTGTAGCTATGTCGAATGTCAAAGTAAAAGTGGAACCTGGCACTTCCACAGCACCATTATTGAAGAATATTAAAGTTGAACCGGGTCTACCTGGTGCAACAACTAGGTTGACGTCTTTCCGCATTCCGAGGGATCTCACCTTGGGAGCCAACATAAAGAGCGAAAAACCTAAAAAAGTTTACACGCCCAATGTTAATGTGcagaggaacaaaaaaaagga CGATGGAGCTTCCgtcaaaaaagaaatcaaacctGGGCGAGGAAGAGGTCGTGGACGTGGTCAAGGCGAGCGGGGACGAGGTCGAGGGAAAACTCCCAGTAATTTGATTCAG TCGACAGGTATATTTTCTGAAGGTATAACAGATCTGGCACGTGGAAGTAGACGGAGTGGCGGTGGATATCGTGAAAGCTCAAGTAATTCAGAGTCCAGGGCATCATTTATGGAGAAACCATTGCTCAAGTTCAACCAAACGATTGACAAAGCAGATGAGGAAGAGAAATTGAAATCGCTATTGAGAGACGATTTCATTGATGATGGCAGTGAACCTTTCATCGAAAATCCTCCAATATCATTGCCTCTTGTCGATGAAG GCAAATTGTATAAAAGTGAATCGAATTCTGGAGTTGAGATGCAAACTGTACCAGGAGAGGAAGAAGTTGATGTAAAACCTATAATCTTGTCAAACGGGGAAG ctgttATGCCTTCAAAGTTAATCAAAGGTAACGCTAAAGTTCAAGTCGACCAGAAAGCACGAAATTCAGTTGCACAAATTATCGAAAATCAAGCAAGCAGTTACATTTTAATTCAG TTTCCCAACTGTCTTCCTGGATTGCGAACGAATGACGAGCCAACCGACCCACGTTCACGGAGGCAGGTCGAGCAAAGTTCTCCAGCTGTGACGGAGACTGGTGGAAAATCAGAATTTTGTACATTGGGAAGTTTGAAGGGTGGTCTTTTAGGAAAAATTCAGATATGCAAATCCGGCAAAACGCGTTTCCTCGTAGGTGATAATGCAATGGTAGTTGACGTCGGTTCAAGGCCGTCTTTTCGTCAg GATCTGATGGCTGCGAAAATCGATGCTGACAACACGAATAGCGAGTTGATAAATTTGGGACGTGTAACAAATACTTTTATATGTTCGCCCGATTGGGAAACGATGTTAGCTAGTCtgtaa